In the genome of Coregonus clupeaformis isolate EN_2021a chromosome 1, ASM2061545v1, whole genome shotgun sequence, one region contains:
- the LOC121583934 gene encoding urotensin-2 receptor-like, whose amino-acid sequence MLNLSVQAASLSAAYNQAMTTVSMEPLLVLMERIPNATDPPLDSTHSSPEDTAATFTIGCILSLMCLVGVTGNIYTLVVMCHSMRSAASMYIYIINLALADLLYLLTIPFVVCTYFLKGWYFGDVGCRILISMDFLTMHASIFTLTIMSTERYFAVLKPLDTVKRSKSYRKAIAVLVWVASLVLTLPMILSIQMMMVGSKAMCQPTISPLSYKVYITFLFCTSIVAPGMIIGFLYIGLARTYWISQTETFKQTKKLPNQKVLYLILTIVLLFWACFLPFWIWQLLGQFHPSIHLSNKAKRNINYLTTCLTYSNSCINPFLYTLLTKNYKEYLRKHQRTWTAGSYFNRWNRFQRSPRRSLSSSSQQCTESFVLTHTHTPSQRTTHNSSL is encoded by the exons CGATGACCACGGTATCCATGGAGCCCCTGCTGGTCCTGATGGAGCGGATCCCCAACGCCACCGACCCGCCTTTAGACTCCACCCATTCCTCTCCTGAAGACACCGCCGCCACCTTCACAATAGGCTGTATTCTCTCCCTCATGTGTCTGGTCGGCGTCACCGGAAACATCTACACCCTCGTGGTCATGTGTCACTCCATGCGTTCCGCGGCGTCCATGTACATTTACATCATCAACTTAGCCCTGGCTGATCTCCTCTATCTGTTGACCATCCCGTTTGTGGTCTGCACGTATTTCCTGAAAGGTTGGTATTTCGGCGATGTTGGGTGCAGGATTCTAATCAGCATGGATTTTCTGACGATGCACGCCAGCATTTTCACGCTGACCATCATGAGCACCGAGAGATACTTTGCCGTGCTGAAACCGCTGGACACAGTCAAGCGGTCCAAGAGCTACCGCAAAGCCATTGCGGTGCTTGTATGGGTAGCTTCCCTGGTCCTGACTTTACCCATGATCCTCAGCATTCAGATGATGATGGTGGGGAGCAAGGCCATGTGCCAGCCGACCATCTCACCGCTGTCCTATAAGGTGTACATCACCTTCCTGTTCTGTACCAGCATTGTGGCTCCGGGGATGATCATTGGCTTTCTATACATCGGGCTGGCTCGTACCTACTGGATCTCTCAGACAGAAACCTTCAAACAGACCAAGAAACTACCCAACCAAAAG GTCCTCTATCTGATCCTCACAATTGTGCTGCTGTTCTGGGCTTGTTTCCTGCCTTTCTGGATCTGGCAGCTCCTGGGTCAGTTCCACCCTTCCATCCACCTCTCCAACAAGGCCAAGCGCAACATCAACTACTTGACCACCTGTCTCACCTACTCCAACAGCTGCATCAACCCTTTCCTCTACACGCTGCTCACCAAGAACTATAAGGAGTACCTGCGGAAGCACCAGCGCACCTGGACCGCGGGCAGCTACTTCAACCGATGGAACCGGTTCCAGCGCTCGCCCAGGAGGTCGCTGTCCTCCAGCAGCCAGCAGTGCACGGAGAGTTTCGTgctcacgcacacgcacacgccgTCGCAGCGCACCACCCACAACAGCAGCCTGTGA